A region of Mesorhizobium sp. AR02 DNA encodes the following proteins:
- a CDS encoding alpha/beta hydrolase: MASIESEANRNHYAAIVANAGKFNSPQAMIDFNDTSWTALTGEPGGVDFIEVDAGGVPALWVVPKGADEERALFYAHGGGFLGGSIYTHRKLVGHLAKAVGCRALLYHYPLAHQAKHPAQLEAAISAWNWLVDQDFDTGRIAIAGDSCGAVLTYGVLQRLRAQGRPLPAATLIISGWFDMALTGASYETNREKDPAFARQSVDWLVTNFIGDRDRLDPEVSALYADLSGFPPVFLQAGGDETLVDESRMFAERARQAGVETRLDVFDGMLHSFQMMAGRAPEADDAIGRFATWVRPKLGLPDAVSEKVSSGNVIGGKAA, from the coding sequence ATGGCGAGCATCGAGAGCGAGGCAAACAGGAACCACTATGCGGCGATCGTCGCCAATGCCGGCAAGTTCAACAGTCCGCAGGCGATGATCGATTTCAATGACACCAGCTGGACGGCGCTGACCGGCGAACCCGGCGGCGTCGACTTCATCGAGGTCGATGCCGGCGGCGTGCCGGCGCTATGGGTCGTGCCGAAGGGCGCCGACGAGGAGCGGGCGCTGTTTTACGCGCATGGCGGCGGCTTCCTCGGCGGCTCGATCTACACCCACCGCAAGCTGGTCGGCCATCTGGCCAAGGCCGTCGGCTGCCGGGCCTTGCTCTATCACTATCCGCTGGCGCATCAGGCCAAGCATCCGGCCCAGCTCGAGGCGGCGATATCAGCCTGGAACTGGCTCGTCGACCAGGACTTCGACACCGGGCGGATCGCGATTGCCGGCGATTCCTGCGGCGCGGTGCTGACCTATGGCGTGCTGCAGCGGCTGCGTGCCCAGGGCCGGCCGCTGCCGGCCGCCACGCTGATCATCTCCGGCTGGTTCGACATGGCGCTGACCGGCGCCAGCTACGAGACCAACCGCGAGAAGGATCCAGCCTTCGCCAGGCAGTCCGTCGACTGGCTGGTGACCAATTTCATCGGCGACCGCGACCGGCTCGATCCGGAGGTCAGCGCGCTCTACGCCGACCTCTCCGGCTTTCCGCCCGTCTTCCTGCAGGCCGGCGGCGACGAGACGCTGGTCGACGAAAGCCGCATGTTCGCCGAGCGCGCGCGGCAGGCTGGTGTCGAGACGCGCCTCGATGTCTTCGACGGCATGCTGCACTCGTTCCAGATGATGGCCGGCCGGGCGCCGGAAGCCGACGACGCGATCGGCCGCTTCGCCACCTGGGTGCGGCCGAAGCTTGGCCTGCCGGATGCCGTCAGCGAGAAGGTTTCAAGTGGTAATGTCATTGGCGGCAAGGCGGCGTGA
- a CDS encoding dihydrofolate reductase family protein: MKKLILQMQMSVDGFVGAYEDHRWQLWEWGDDIIWDDELKQDFNTVFAGIDTILLSRKMAEEGYLTHWGNAAKKYPADPFYAFAQRIVEAQKMVLSDRLKTSRWERTTVVSGDLPREVNALKAGKGSDMAVFGGAGFASSLIAAGLVDEFQLFINPAVLGAGRRIFDQGGFHNLRLLGAKAYACGMVVNRYAPAG, from the coding sequence ATGAAAAAGCTCATCCTGCAGATGCAGATGTCGGTCGACGGTTTCGTCGGCGCCTATGAAGACCATCGCTGGCAGCTGTGGGAATGGGGCGACGACATCATCTGGGACGACGAGTTGAAACAGGATTTCAACACTGTCTTCGCCGGCATCGATACCATCCTGCTCAGCCGCAAGATGGCGGAGGAGGGCTATCTCACCCATTGGGGCAATGCGGCGAAGAAATATCCGGCCGATCCATTCTACGCCTTCGCCCAGCGCATCGTGGAGGCCCAGAAGATGGTGCTGAGCGACAGGCTGAAAACCTCGCGCTGGGAGCGCACGACCGTTGTGAGCGGCGACCTGCCGCGCGAAGTCAACGCGCTGAAGGCGGGCAAGGGCAGCGACATGGCCGTCTTCGGCGGCGCCGGCTTCGCCTCGTCGCTGATCGCGGCCGGTCTGGTTGACGAATTCCAGTTGTTCATCAACCCGGCGGTGCTGGGGGCGGGGCGCCGCATCTTCGACCAGGGCGGTTTTCATAACCTTCGGCTGCTCGGCGCCAAGGCCTATGCCTGCGGCATGGTGGTCAACCGCTACGCCCCGGCGGGGTGA
- a CDS encoding sigma-70 family RNA polymerase sigma factor, translating into MNQQIRKSPEARQGLQPRVDPEGLFDLRYRAFLETVSHLRVRLHRYCARMTGSALDGEDIMQEALFEAYRKIGLLDDAQALRPWLFRIAHNRCIDFIRTRRTRLKAEAGYASDEIVLPVEPAGPGAGRAIERLVVHLPPKERACVLLKDVFDHSLDEIADLVGSTSGGVKSALNRGRAKLAALPAQAVAAPVHDPDLERLLGRYVELFNARDWDGVRALTSADARLRVSDCYNGLLSGSPYFVEYERGEPWRMRPGVVEGEAVLVVDRRRDEVWRPAYLVRIHAERGVIDRIADYYACPWILDMVSDDAE; encoded by the coding sequence ATGAACCAGCAGATCCGCAAATCCCCCGAAGCGAGGCAAGGCTTGCAGCCGCGCGTCGACCCCGAAGGCTTGTTCGACCTGCGCTACCGGGCGTTCCTGGAGACGGTCTCGCATCTGCGCGTCCGTCTGCACCGCTATTGCGCGCGCATGACCGGCTCGGCTCTCGACGGCGAGGACATCATGCAGGAGGCGCTGTTCGAGGCCTATCGCAAGATCGGGCTGCTCGACGATGCACAGGCGCTGCGGCCATGGCTGTTCCGCATCGCCCATAACAGGTGCATCGACTTCATCCGCACCCGCCGCACGCGGCTCAAGGCCGAAGCCGGCTATGCCAGCGATGAGATCGTGCTGCCCGTCGAGCCCGCCGGCCCTGGCGCCGGCCGCGCCATCGAGCGGCTGGTGGTGCACCTGCCGCCGAAGGAGCGTGCCTGTGTGCTGCTCAAGGATGTCTTCGACCATTCGCTCGACGAGATCGCCGACCTGGTCGGTTCGACATCGGGCGGTGTCAAATCGGCGCTCAATCGCGGCCGCGCCAAACTCGCCGCCCTGCCGGCGCAGGCGGTCGCGGCACCCGTACACGACCCTGACCTGGAGCGGCTGCTCGGCCGCTATGTCGAACTCTTCAATGCCAGGGATTGGGACGGGGTGCGGGCGCTGACCAGCGCCGATGCGCGGCTGCGGGTTTCGGACTGCTACAACGGCCTGCTCTCCGGCTCGCCCTATTTCGTCGAGTATGAGCGCGGCGAGCCCTGGCGCATGCGACCAGGTGTGGTCGAAGGGGAGGCCGTGCTGGTCGTCGACAGGCGGAGAGACGAGGTCTGGCGGCCGGCCTATCTGGTACGCATCCATGCCGAGCGCGGCGTCATCGACCGCATCGCCGATTATTATGCGTGTCCGTGGATCCTGGACATGGTTTCCGATGACGCGGAATGA